A section of the Microbulbifer pacificus genome encodes:
- the folK gene encoding 2-amino-4-hydroxy-6-hydroxymethyldihydropteridine diphosphokinase: MTRCYIGLGSNLADPAAQLRSAVARMHEIPQTEVCGCSSFYASAPIGPGEQPDYVNAVACLDTQLTAEALLDALQGIENLHGRERSLRWGARTLDLDVLLYGNDTLDTVRLIVPHPRMAERNFVLEPLAELAPDLTMPDGTPLQTLLAQCPANRLHRL, encoded by the coding sequence GTGACACGCTGTTATATTGGCCTCGGCAGCAATCTCGCAGACCCGGCAGCGCAACTGCGCAGCGCCGTCGCGCGCATGCACGAGATTCCACAGACCGAGGTTTGCGGCTGCTCGAGCTTCTACGCCAGCGCGCCTATTGGCCCCGGCGAGCAGCCGGATTACGTCAACGCGGTGGCCTGCCTGGATACGCAACTGACCGCAGAGGCGTTACTCGATGCACTGCAGGGCATTGAGAACCTGCACGGCCGCGAGCGCAGTCTGCGCTGGGGTGCACGCACCCTGGATCTGGATGTCCTGCTGTACGGCAACGACACGCTGGATACCGTGCGTTTGATAGTGCCGCACCCGCGTATGGCGGAGCGCAATTTTGTGCTCGAGCCACTGGCGGAACTGGCGCCGGACCTGACCATGCCCGATGGTACCCCGCTGCAGACACTGCTGGCGCAGTGCCCGGCCAACCGGTTACACCGACTTTAA
- the pcnB gene encoding polynucleotide adenylyltransferase PcnB, which produces MFNSLISSIKRWHNKSKTADANGDAADKGTSAVPNEGSRSKPPRKKSPKSPKPKSGNTGVSRVVVPRSDHSLSRRDVSRAALTVMKRLQEGGFEAYIVGGGVRDLLLGGHPKDFDVATDATPEQARQLFRGSRIVGRRFRILHARIGREVIEVTTFRGHHSEGEEHEAQQSEHGMLLRDNVYGDLESDAIRRDFTVNALYYTTNGFEIHDYTGGLRDIEQRLIRIIGDPETRYKEDPVRMLRAVRFAAKLDFNIETATAAPLKELAPLLRNIAPARMFDEVLKLLMSGHGERTFELLRQYQLWQHLFPDNARLLDNPEALALTRQALRNTDIRIREDLRVTPAFLYAALLWPGVNAEQQFLESKGIPPVPALAQAAQKITSNQLVHTAIPKRFTMPMREIWDMQSRLPRRTGERAFRLMELPKFRAAYDFLLLREDSGEIPAGLGQWWTEFQQADEEQRLQMVRDLPRNGGPGSGGKGRGRRNRGGRNRGGRQGGNRQGGGAERPSN; this is translated from the coding sequence ATGTTCAATTCCCTGATCAGCAGTATCAAACGCTGGCACAACAAATCGAAGACCGCCGACGCCAATGGCGACGCCGCGGACAAAGGCACCTCAGCGGTACCCAATGAGGGCAGCCGCAGCAAGCCGCCGCGCAAGAAATCTCCCAAGTCACCCAAGCCGAAGTCCGGTAACACCGGGGTTTCCCGCGTGGTTGTACCCCGCAGTGACCACAGTCTTTCCCGCCGGGACGTCAGCCGCGCGGCGCTCACGGTAATGAAGCGCCTGCAGGAAGGTGGCTTTGAAGCCTATATTGTCGGCGGCGGTGTGCGCGACCTGCTGCTGGGCGGTCACCCCAAAGATTTCGACGTGGCTACCGATGCCACGCCCGAGCAGGCTCGCCAGCTGTTTCGCGGTTCGCGCATCGTTGGCCGGCGCTTCCGTATCCTGCACGCACGTATCGGCCGCGAGGTGATTGAGGTCACTACCTTCCGCGGCCACCACAGCGAAGGCGAGGAGCACGAGGCACAGCAGTCCGAACACGGCATGCTGCTGCGCGACAACGTCTACGGCGACCTGGAAAGCGATGCGATACGCCGCGATTTCACGGTCAACGCGCTCTACTACACCACCAATGGCTTCGAAATCCACGACTACACTGGCGGACTGCGGGATATCGAGCAGCGCCTGATCCGCATCATCGGCGATCCGGAAACCCGCTATAAGGAAGACCCGGTGCGCATGTTGCGCGCCGTGCGCTTTGCGGCCAAGCTCGACTTCAACATCGAAACCGCCACCGCTGCGCCACTGAAAGAACTGGCCCCGCTGCTGCGCAATATCGCTCCCGCGCGCATGTTCGACGAGGTGCTCAAGCTGCTGATGAGCGGTCACGGTGAGCGCACCTTTGAACTGCTGCGACAGTACCAGCTGTGGCAGCACCTGTTCCCGGACAATGCCCGCCTGCTGGACAATCCCGAAGCCCTCGCGCTCACCCGCCAGGCGTTGCGCAATACCGACATCCGCATCCGCGAGGACCTGCGGGTAACACCGGCGTTCCTGTATGCGGCACTGCTGTGGCCGGGGGTCAACGCCGAGCAGCAATTCCTCGAGAGCAAGGGTATCCCGCCGGTGCCGGCACTGGCCCAGGCGGCACAGAAAATCACCAGCAACCAGCTGGTGCACACCGCCATTCCCAAGCGTTTTACCATGCCGATGCGCGAGATCTGGGATATGCAGTCCCGCCTGCCCCGCCGCACTGGCGAGCGCGCCTTCCGCCTGATGGAACTGCCCAAATTCCGCGCGGCCTACGATTTCCTGCTGCTGCGGGAAGACAGCGGCGAGATTCCCGCGGGCCTCGGCCAGTGGTGGACCGAGTTCCAGCAGGCAGATGAAGAACAGCGACTGCAGATGGTCCGCGACCTGCCGCGCAACGGCGGTCCGGGTAGCGGAGGCAAAGGACGCGGACGGCGCAATCGCGGCGGTCGCAACCGCGGTGGTCGCCAGGGTGGTAATCGTCAGGGTGGCGGCGCGGAACGCCCGTCGAATTGA
- the gluQRS gene encoding tRNA glutamyl-Q(34) synthetase GluQRS, which produces MSSPTKSPERYIGRFAPSPTGPLHFGSLVCALGSYLDAVAHGGHWLVRMEDLDPPREMPGAAERILHALEAHELHSQRPIEWQSRRHHLYLNALEQLREKSLIYPCGCTRDQIRRAGGHRRSDCLQNPPSLATPSALRFRSEGEEEHFQDLWHGAQTQRTAEDPILKRKDGLYAYQLAVVVDDIEQGVNCVVRGADLLDCTGVQRQLFRALGTEPPTYGHLPLVMNETGQKLSKQNHAEALDDTRATGNLIQALRFLGFHTPAELSLERPRHLLAWAAARWQRHQVDQRNRLLDQKH; this is translated from the coding sequence GTGTCTTCACCGACCAAATCACCCGAACGCTATATCGGTCGTTTTGCGCCATCGCCGACAGGCCCGCTGCACTTCGGTTCGCTGGTATGTGCCCTCGGCAGCTACCTGGATGCCGTCGCCCACGGCGGACACTGGCTGGTGCGGATGGAAGACCTGGACCCACCGCGGGAAATGCCCGGCGCCGCCGAGCGGATTCTGCACGCACTGGAAGCCCACGAGCTCCACAGCCAGCGACCAATCGAGTGGCAGAGCCGACGCCACCACCTCTACCTGAACGCACTGGAACAGCTGCGGGAAAAGAGCCTGATCTACCCCTGTGGTTGTACCCGCGATCAGATCCGCCGCGCCGGCGGACACCGCCGCTCTGACTGCCTCCAGAACCCGCCTAGCCTCGCCACACCCAGTGCGCTGCGCTTTCGCAGTGAAGGCGAGGAGGAACATTTCCAGGACCTCTGGCACGGTGCGCAAACCCAGCGCACCGCTGAAGACCCGATCCTCAAACGCAAGGATGGCCTCTACGCCTACCAGCTGGCGGTGGTGGTAGATGACATTGAACAGGGCGTGAACTGCGTGGTGCGCGGTGCAGATCTACTGGACTGCACCGGAGTACAGCGCCAATTATTCCGCGCGCTCGGTACCGAGCCCCCGACCTACGGCCACCTCCCGCTGGTGATGAACGAAACCGGGCAGAAGCTCAGCAAGCAGAATCACGCCGAGGCGCTGGACGACACTCGCGCCACCGGCAACCTGATCCAGGCTCTGCGCTTTCTCGGCTTTCACACTCCGGCAGAATTGTCGCTGGAACGGCCCCGCCACCTCCTCGCCTGGGCCGCAGCCCGCTGGCAGCGGCATCAGGTAGATCAACGCAACCGTTTGCTGGACCAGAAACACTAA
- a CDS encoding deoxynucleoside kinase, protein MAQELNLQGRNLPRFIAVEGNIGVGKTTLAKKLAATFNYDTLLELPEDNPFLERFYRDPKSAALPTQLHFLLQRSQQIQALRQDDLFKPVRVADFLIEKDHLFAEVTLDSDELQLYHQVYQHLTLEAPKPDLVIYLQAPLEVLLQRIHKRGIAAERSISNEYLATLNEAYTNFFHYYDQAPLLIVNCAEIDIVDQQRDYQQLVEYLLEIKSGRHYYNPGR, encoded by the coding sequence CTGGCCCAGGAACTTAACCTCCAGGGCCGTAACCTGCCCCGCTTTATCGCCGTCGAAGGCAATATCGGCGTTGGCAAGACCACACTGGCAAAAAAGCTCGCAGCCACCTTCAACTACGACACGCTGCTGGAGCTGCCGGAAGACAACCCTTTCCTCGAGCGCTTCTACCGCGATCCCAAAAGCGCCGCCCTGCCCACGCAGCTGCACTTCCTGCTGCAGCGCTCACAGCAGATTCAGGCGCTGCGCCAGGACGACCTGTTCAAACCGGTGCGGGTGGCGGACTTCCTGATCGAAAAGGATCACCTGTTTGCGGAAGTCACCCTCGACAGCGATGAACTGCAGCTCTACCACCAGGTCTACCAGCACCTGACCCTCGAGGCCCCCAAGCCGGATCTGGTGATCTACCTGCAGGCACCGCTCGAAGTGCTGCTGCAGCGTATCCACAAGCGCGGCATTGCCGCCGAGCGCAGTATCAGCAACGAATACCTGGCGACCCTCAACGAGGCCTACACCAATTTCTTCCACTACTACGACCAGGCGCCGCTGCTGATCGTGAACTGCGCCGAGATCGACATCGTCGACCAGCAGCGGGACTATCAGCAACTGGTGGAATACCTGCTCGAAATCAAGAGCGGCCGCCATTACTACAATCCCGGCCGGTAA
- a CDS encoding ATP-binding protein yields MTFDIVNIALIGVAYIFALFFIAFATSKGWLPSNWVRHPFFYVLSLGVSLSAWTYYGIIDLAWQHGYGVLAYYLGTGAMFLFAPVALEPLARLAQRYQLTSPADLLVFRYHSREAGTLATLFMLLGLLPLIALQIQAVAETLALLSRDNVAALALPDTGVTGKNLIAFFYCVLLALFTSTYGASRKRQAGLASAMALESLVKLLALLAVGLYAVYGVFGGLGGLDKWLAQNSDMQQLLYSPIKQGSSHTLLLVFIATAVAMPHIFYLSVAERPASLGLRTASWGFPLFLLLMALPIFPIMWAGFALDVAEPVQYFTLAVPRASGSALLTITAFIGGLSAATGALIMITLALSTMVMNHWLLPGTRWQSDDNMYRQLLWLRRALVAALFLAGFGFYLLLNNRLSLSDLALIAFIASLQFLPGIFAVIHWPQGNRRGFIGGLLAGMLIWAAGLLFPAMVGNSGIAIGDYRIPLGMEIWPQITTLSLSMNVLLFVGLSLFTRTSSLERYAADLCSDDSISQALRLELDVQSVADFRQRLSESLGAATASQEVSRALRQLNLGENERRPYALRQLRDKLEANLSGLLGRVLAGQIVDRHLPFVTSDQPANKDIHLIETRLNRYKNQLTGLAAELNNLRLYHRQMLEELPMAACSLGRDGEILLWNYAMADVTGIAASEVIGSKLEYLPEPWRALLTEFAQSEDASRFKSQIEMGGNSHWLNLHKTRLKQKKYGRDSHRGKDSRGDGQMLLVEDITETQVLEQELMHSERLASVGRLAAGVAHEVGNPVTGIACLAQNLQFESDNPEVLETADQILSQTQRISRIVHSLVSFSHSGTHDHEKAPVDLRACVEEAIQLLSLQRDKTQVTFANSVPADLWALGDNQRLIQVFINLLSNARDASPDDGHIEVEGYVRAGLACVAVTDNGPGISPAHRDRILEPFFTTKEPGEGTGLGLAMVYSIVEEHGGQLELVSPAHPETGRGARFIVQLPLESQN; encoded by the coding sequence ATGACCTTTGATATCGTCAATATCGCACTGATCGGCGTCGCCTACATCTTTGCGCTGTTTTTCATCGCCTTCGCCACCTCCAAGGGCTGGCTGCCGAGTAACTGGGTAAGGCACCCGTTTTTCTATGTGCTGTCGCTGGGGGTTTCTCTCAGCGCCTGGACCTACTACGGCATCATCGACCTGGCCTGGCAGCACGGCTACGGCGTGCTCGCCTACTATCTCGGTACCGGCGCCATGTTCCTGTTCGCGCCGGTGGCCCTGGAGCCGCTGGCACGCCTGGCACAGCGCTACCAGCTCACCTCGCCGGCGGACCTGCTGGTGTTCCGCTACCACAGCCGCGAAGCGGGCACCCTCGCCACCCTGTTCATGCTGCTGGGGCTGCTGCCGCTGATCGCACTGCAGATCCAGGCGGTGGCCGAGACCCTGGCACTGTTGTCGCGGGACAATGTGGCAGCACTGGCACTGCCGGACACCGGCGTTACCGGCAAAAACCTGATCGCGTTCTTTTACTGTGTACTACTGGCGCTGTTTACCAGCACCTACGGTGCGTCGCGCAAGCGCCAGGCGGGTCTCGCCAGCGCCATGGCGCTGGAATCGCTGGTCAAACTGCTGGCACTACTGGCGGTAGGTCTCTACGCCGTATACGGTGTTTTCGGCGGCCTGGGTGGACTCGACAAATGGCTGGCGCAAAACAGCGATATGCAACAGCTGCTGTATTCCCCTATCAAGCAGGGGTCTTCGCACACCCTGCTATTGGTGTTTATCGCCACTGCCGTGGCCATGCCGCACATTTTCTACCTCAGTGTTGCCGAGCGCCCCGCCTCCCTGGGCCTGCGCACCGCAAGCTGGGGGTTCCCGCTGTTCCTGCTGCTGATGGCGCTGCCAATCTTCCCCATCATGTGGGCGGGCTTCGCGCTGGATGTGGCGGAACCGGTGCAGTACTTCACGCTCGCAGTCCCCCGGGCCAGCGGCTCCGCGCTGCTGACGATCACGGCATTTATCGGCGGGCTCTCCGCCGCTACTGGCGCGCTGATCATGATCACCCTGGCGCTGTCCACCATGGTGATGAACCACTGGCTACTACCCGGCACCCGCTGGCAGTCCGACGACAACATGTACCGCCAGCTGCTGTGGCTGCGCCGCGCCCTGGTGGCAGCACTGTTTCTGGCCGGGTTCGGGTTTTACCTGCTGCTGAATAACCGCCTGTCGCTGTCGGACCTGGCGCTGATCGCGTTTATCGCCTCACTGCAGTTCCTGCCGGGGATCTTCGCCGTCATCCACTGGCCCCAGGGCAACCGGCGCGGCTTTATCGGCGGCCTGCTCGCGGGCATGCTGATCTGGGCTGCTGGCCTGCTGTTCCCGGCCATGGTGGGTAACAGTGGCATCGCCATCGGCGACTACCGGATTCCGCTGGGCATGGAAATCTGGCCGCAGATCACCACCCTGTCGCTGTCGATGAACGTGCTGCTGTTTGTCGGCCTGTCACTGTTTACTCGCACCTCGAGCCTTGAGCGCTACGCCGCCGACCTGTGCAGCGATGATTCCATCAGCCAGGCGCTGCGCCTGGAGCTGGATGTGCAATCCGTCGCGGATTTCCGCCAGCGCCTGTCGGAAAGCCTCGGCGCCGCCACCGCCAGCCAGGAAGTGAGCCGCGCCCTGCGCCAGCTCAACCTGGGGGAAAACGAGCGTCGCCCCTACGCGTTGCGCCAACTGCGCGACAAGCTCGAAGCCAACCTGTCCGGCCTGCTGGGACGCGTGCTCGCCGGCCAGATCGTGGATCGCCACCTGCCGTTTGTGACCAGCGACCAGCCCGCCAACAAGGACATCCACCTGATCGAGACCCGTCTCAATCGCTACAAGAACCAGCTCACCGGTCTCGCCGCGGAGCTGAACAACCTGCGCCTCTATCACCGCCAGATGCTGGAAGAATTGCCCATGGCCGCCTGCTCCCTCGGGCGCGACGGCGAGATCCTGCTGTGGAACTACGCCATGGCGGACGTGACCGGCATTGCCGCCAGCGAGGTCATCGGTTCCAAGCTCGAATACCTCCCCGAGCCCTGGCGCGCGCTGCTGACGGAGTTCGCGCAGTCGGAAGACGCCAGCCGCTTCAAGTCGCAGATCGAAATGGGCGGCAACAGCCACTGGCTGAACCTGCACAAAACCCGCCTGAAGCAGAAGAAATACGGTCGCGACAGCCACCGGGGCAAAGACAGCCGCGGCGACGGCCAGATGTTGCTGGTGGAAGACATTACCGAGACCCAGGTGCTGGAACAGGAACTGATGCACAGTGAACGCCTGGCCTCAGTGGGTCGCCTCGCCGCGGGGGTGGCGCACGAAGTGGGTAACCCGGTCACCGGCATCGCCTGTCTGGCGCAGAACCTGCAGTTTGAATCCGACAATCCTGAAGTGCTGGAGACCGCGGACCAGATACTCAGCCAGACCCAGCGCATCAGCCGCATCGTGCACTCCCTGGTGAGCTTTTCCCACAGCGGCACCCACGATCACGAGAAGGCGCCGGTGGACCTGCGCGCCTGCGTGGAGGAAGCAATACAGCTGCTGTCGCTGCAGCGTGACAAAACCCAGGTTACCTTCGCCAACAGCGTGCCCGCGGACCTCTGGGCACTGGGCGACAACCAGCGGCTGATCCAGGTGTTCATCAACCTGTTGAGCAACGCCCGCGATGCCAGCCCCGACGACGGGCATATCGAGGTGGAGGGCTACGTGCGCGCAGGACTCGCCTGTGTAGCGGTCACCGACAACGGCCCCGGTATCTCACCGGCACACCGCGATCGGATTCTGGAGCCCTTCTTTACCACCAAGGAGCCCGGGGAAGGCACCGGACTCGGTCTCGCCATGGTGTACAGCATCGTGGAGGAGCATGGCGGACAGCTGGAGCTAGTGAGTCCAGCTCACCCGGAAACTGGACGCGGGGCACGGTTTATCGTACAGCTACCCCTGGAAAGCCAAAATTAA
- the dksA gene encoding RNA polymerase-binding protein DksA, whose product MPNTAAKSDSLHGFEPYQEQKGEEYMNEKQQEHFRKLLLAWKAELMAEVDRTVTHMKDEAANFPDPADRASQEEEFSLELRTRDRERKLIKKIDSTIELIDQDDYGFCEACGVEIGIRRLEARPTATLCVDCKTLAEIKEKQISG is encoded by the coding sequence ATGCCCAATACTGCTGCGAAATCCGATTCTCTGCACGGATTCGAGCCCTATCAGGAACAGAAGGGCGAGGAGTACATGAATGAGAAGCAGCAGGAGCATTTCCGCAAACTGCTGCTGGCCTGGAAGGCCGAACTCATGGCAGAGGTGGATCGCACCGTAACGCACATGAAAGACGAAGCTGCTAACTTCCCGGACCCGGCGGATCGCGCCAGCCAGGAAGAAGAATTCAGCCTGGAACTGCGCACCCGCGATCGCGAGCGCAAGCTGATCAAAAAGATCGACTCCACTATCGAACTGATCGACCAGGACGACTACGGCTTCTGTGAAGCTTGTGGCGTCGAAATCGGCATCCGCCGCCTGGAAGCACGTCCCACCGCAACCCTGTGCGTGGACTGCAAAACCCTGGCGGAAATCAAAGAGAAGCAGATTTCCGGCTGA
- the sfsA gene encoding DNA/RNA nuclease SfsA: MKFDPVLGEGLLLSRYKRFLADIQLPSGEIITIHCPNTGSMKNCWAENTPCWFSDSGNPKRKYRHTLEITTTPEGALAGVNTSRANALVEEAVRDGVIRELQGYDSLRREVKYGEENSRIDLLLSGEDGDCYVEVKNVTLAEGARGMFPDAVSARGAKHLRELQKLAESGVRAVLFYCVQHTGIETVEAAAEIDPTYAAALARAVDAGVEVIAYRAVLSAAEIRLGERLPFLAN, from the coding sequence GTGAAATTTGATCCTGTCCTCGGCGAGGGCCTGCTGCTGAGCCGCTACAAGCGCTTTCTCGCCGATATTCAGCTTCCCTCTGGTGAAATTATAACCATTCACTGCCCGAATACGGGTTCGATGAAAAACTGCTGGGCGGAAAATACACCCTGCTGGTTTTCCGATTCCGGCAACCCGAAGCGCAAGTACCGCCACACCCTGGAAATCACTACCACTCCTGAGGGCGCGCTCGCCGGGGTGAATACCAGCCGCGCCAACGCGCTGGTGGAGGAGGCGGTACGCGACGGCGTAATCCGCGAACTGCAGGGTTACGACAGCCTGCGCCGGGAAGTGAAATACGGGGAGGAGAACAGCCGCATCGATCTGTTGTTGAGCGGTGAAGATGGCGACTGCTATGTGGAGGTGAAAAACGTCACCCTGGCGGAGGGCGCACGGGGAATGTTCCCGGATGCGGTGAGTGCCCGCGGCGCCAAACACCTGCGGGAATTGCAGAAACTGGCGGAATCCGGCGTGCGCGCGGTCCTGTTTTACTGCGTGCAGCACACGGGTATCGAGACGGTTGAGGCGGCTGCAGAAATCGACCCGACCTACGCTGCAGCGCTGGCGCGGGCGGTCGACGCGGGAGTGGAAGTGATTGCCTATCGCGCGGTGCTGTCGGCGGCAGAAATTCGCCTCGGCGAGCGCTTACCCTTTCTGGCTAACTAG
- the panB gene encoding 3-methyl-2-oxobutanoate hydroxymethyltransferase: protein MPYAPSELIKPITVQTLRKMKADGEKFICVALYDAPMAAMAQKTGVETVLIGDSLGMTVLGYDSTIPVTMEQMIYHVEAVARGNKKSLIMGDLPFMTYATPEQALTNATRIMQAGAHMVKIEGGAWLAPTVKMLTERGIPVCAHLGLTPQSVHKLGGFRVQGRDDDHAGEILNDAVQMDEAGADLLVLECVPSELGKRITDAVSMPTIGIGAGPHTDAQVLVINDILGLTEKPPKFSKNFLVEAGDIPGALRKYAEDVKNGTFPDLEHSFS from the coding sequence ATGCCCTACGCCCCCAGCGAGCTGATAAAACCCATTACGGTCCAGACCCTGCGCAAGATGAAGGCGGATGGAGAAAAGTTCATTTGCGTCGCCCTCTACGATGCGCCCATGGCTGCAATGGCGCAGAAGACAGGGGTGGAAACCGTGCTGATCGGCGATTCACTGGGCATGACGGTGCTGGGCTACGACAGCACTATCCCGGTGACCATGGAACAGATGATCTACCACGTGGAAGCGGTGGCCCGTGGCAACAAGAAATCCCTGATCATGGGCGACCTGCCCTTCATGACCTACGCCACCCCGGAGCAGGCACTCACCAACGCCACTCGCATCATGCAGGCGGGTGCGCACATGGTGAAGATCGAGGGCGGCGCCTGGCTCGCGCCCACGGTGAAGATGCTGACCGAGCGCGGTATCCCGGTGTGCGCGCACCTGGGGCTGACCCCACAATCCGTGCACAAACTGGGGGGATTCCGCGTCCAAGGGCGCGATGACGACCACGCTGGAGAAATCCTGAACGACGCCGTACAGATGGATGAGGCCGGTGCCGATCTGCTGGTACTGGAGTGTGTGCCGTCGGAACTGGGCAAGCGCATTACCGATGCGGTTTCCATGCCTACCATCGGCATCGGCGCCGGCCCCCATACCGACGCCCAGGTACTGGTGATCAATGACATTCTCGGCCTCACCGAAAAGCCGCCGAAGTTCTCCAAGAACTTCCTCGTGGAAGCCGGTGATATTCCCGGTGCCCTGCGTAAATACGCTGAAGATGTAAAAAACGGCACCTTCCCGGATCTCGAGCACAGCTTTAGCTGA
- a CDS encoding sigma-54-dependent transcriptional regulator, which produces MSHILIVEDEAIIRTALRKLLERHRYKISEAGSVREATTKYRLTDMDLIISDLRLPGAPGTDLLKLAGDVPVLIMTSYASLRSAVDSMRMGAADYIAKPFDHDEMIATVRRVIGKAEQNRAAVAAADSKTEGRAISGMIGDSAVMRDLYARIHKVAPTDATVLVHGETGTGKELVARAIHEESKRNGKPLISVNCAAIPETLIEAELFGHEKGAFTGAQTAREGLVAAADGGTLFLDEIGELPLEAQARLLRVLQEGEVRPIGAIESRKVNVRLVAATHRNLRQLAAERRFREDLYYRINVVQLTLPPLRERGKDVLTIAENLIERFCAKINRPVLKLSPEAIQAVTTYTWPGNVRELENAIQRAVILTEDSSEIDYETLDIDLDLVPIDEADPERRPRSSLHSDPREDLSLEDYFARFVLEHQDTMSETDLAKKLGVSRKCLWERRQKLGIPRKKSKRTAEEEA; this is translated from the coding sequence ATGAGCCACATCCTGATCGTAGAAGATGAAGCCATTATCCGCACAGCTCTGCGCAAGCTGCTGGAGAGGCACCGCTACAAGATCAGTGAGGCCGGCTCGGTGCGTGAAGCAACCACCAAATATCGCCTGACGGACATGGACCTCATCATTTCCGACCTGCGCCTTCCCGGCGCCCCCGGCACCGATCTGCTGAAACTGGCGGGCGATGTGCCGGTACTGATCATGACCAGTTACGCCAGCCTGCGCTCAGCGGTGGACTCCATGCGTATGGGGGCCGCCGACTATATCGCCAAGCCCTTCGATCACGACGAAATGATCGCCACCGTGCGCCGGGTCATTGGCAAGGCGGAGCAGAACCGCGCCGCGGTCGCTGCCGCCGACAGCAAGACCGAAGGCCGTGCCATTTCGGGCATGATCGGCGACAGCGCGGTGATGCGCGACCTTTACGCCCGTATCCACAAGGTGGCCCCTACCGATGCCACGGTACTGGTACACGGTGAAACCGGTACCGGCAAGGAGCTGGTGGCGCGCGCGATCCACGAGGAGAGCAAGCGCAACGGCAAGCCACTGATTTCGGTGAACTGCGCAGCGATTCCGGAAACCTTGATTGAAGCGGAACTGTTTGGTCACGAAAAAGGCGCATTTACCGGCGCCCAGACTGCCCGCGAGGGCTTGGTAGCCGCCGCTGACGGCGGCACCCTGTTCCTCGATGAGATCGGTGAACTGCCGCTGGAAGCCCAGGCCCGCCTGCTGCGGGTACTGCAGGAAGGCGAGGTCCGCCCCATCGGCGCCATTGAGTCCCGCAAGGTGAATGTGCGCCTGGTGGCAGCGACCCACCGCAATCTGCGCCAGCTGGCAGCGGAGCGGCGCTTCCGCGAGGACCTTTATTACCGGATCAACGTGGTTCAGCTGACCCTGCCGCCACTGCGGGAGCGCGGCAAGGATGTGCTGACCATCGCCGAAAACCTGATCGAACGGTTCTGCGCCAAGATCAACCGCCCGGTACTCAAGCTTTCGCCGGAGGCGATCCAGGCTGTTACCACCTACACCTGGCCGGGTAACGTGCGCGAGCTGGAGAATGCGATCCAGCGGGCGGTGATCCTTACCGAGGACAGTAGTGAGATTGACTACGAGACCCTGGATATCGACCTGGATCTGGTTCCCATCGATGAGGCGGACCCGGAGCGCCGCCCTCGCAGCAGCCTGCATTCGGACCCGCGGGAAGATCTGTCACTGGAGGATTACTTCGCGCGTTTCGTTCTGGAACACCAGGACACCATGAGTGAAACCGATCTGGCGAAGAAACTGGGCGTGAGCCGCAAATGCCTGTGGGAGCGCCGTCAGAAACTCGGTATCCCGCGCAAGAAGTCCAAGCGCACGGCGGAAGAAGAGGCTTAA